Within the Oscillospiraceae bacterium genome, the region CTGTCCATCACGGGCGTGGAAGACGTCGACAGCTTCGACGAGACGGCGGTGGTGCTGTATACGTCGAAGGGTCTTCTGACGGTGCGGGGGAGTGGCCTGCGCGTGGACCGTCTTACGATCGAGGGTGGCGAGTTGAACATCGAGGGGCTTGTGGATGCGCTGGAGTATCAGGCGGAACCGCCCGCCAGCGGCGGTTTCTGGTCGCGTCTGTTCCACTGACGCATGGAGCTGTCTGTCTCCGCGCAGCTGGTTCAATTCTTTTTCTCCTTGGCCCTGGGGCTGCCGCTCGGCCTGTTGTACGATGTAATGTGGGTGCTGCGCCGGCGCGCCGGACGGTGTTTTTTGTCCGCCCTGTGTGATTTTTTGTTCCCGGCCGTCTGTTTCGCGGCGGCATTTTGGTTTGCGATGGTGGTATCCGGCGGGCAGGTCCGCTTTTACAATCTGGCCG harbors:
- a CDS encoding YabP/YqfC family sporulation protein, with amino-acid sequence MYDDKEKGTATMPHHVILEGRHRLSITGVEDVDSFDETAVVLYTSKGLLTVRGSGLRVDRLTIEGGELNIEGLVDALEYQAEPPASGGFWSRLFH